From Chrysemys picta bellii isolate R12L10 chromosome 1, ASM1138683v2, whole genome shotgun sequence:
agtgacttaggaagtggctgctgggagccataaaacatctccacttgtgtgtccattgaaggccagggaacttgcttgggtaagcggggagggctgagatttttcacttttgggaggcggctctggagacagacctagcaggagagctggagcagtcagggcctgctgcaccagggagcacatggcagcgggactcaccttgcccacgtcagggtcctcgtcctgtaagtgaaggagcagtgggaccaggctgcgggtcacttcctcctgcagcaggggcttctgcctcctcttcactgtgttaagcaactctgtaaagagcatgatggcagcagagcgcacctggggtctcacctgtgatggacacacaaccatgaggggatctcaccgagggagcttcacactctccttacagggtgagctcggcacaatgcaaaccacagataggggccagtctgactaataactccatggtctgcccaccaagagggcacccatttgcagaaaggtttgggtggaggggcagacaacacaggttaggacagtggttcctaaatttccctggaggcctcctgtaagtgctgactccatccacagtgaagggctctttggagggtttcatagtttcatagcatttaagggccattcattcatctagactccaaagcacaggactttacatttcaccccatgaccactacattgagcatgttaacttgagttagattaaagcatatcagtcctcaggagaccaaacggttgcatgccacacacagagaacacgagagaccaaggtgtcaccaatgcctgaggcccaggcaatggctcggaactgatcaggtcagatatgccaccactacgactccagagtcacaacacggcctggctggggatgggcaggtcaagagcccctgacttacagcatcaagtaaggggattagcttcctggccacgctggtgcgctcactcccatccaggctctgcagaaggttctgaacagctgagatggcctccagaatattcccatcatccatctcatctgagctccaaaggatggcaggcagcagggccttgacttgttccacctacacacacacacacacatgggggggctcatcagatctcccagccctccagtgagtacaagccacagtgccagggctgtgtttattctaccccgtggcaccaagtcagagagaagctccgtctccacagtcggaggcgtggtgctttagaatcgatggggatgcctgacgaggcaatcagtgaatcctaaccctgtcccgggtcgttctggtgtagggtgggcaaaactgtggtttgcttcggggcttttctctcttttctatgtactactcattattattatagcagatgctggcagcaatctccatagttaaggctggtacacagtttccattctagttgcttcttttgatacgctcctaaaaacattccctttttggatggaaatgttccatgctgtctccccagtcaattgtgattttttcctggggagattgcgtctctgagctgtagggcagtttttccacttacaaacaaacaaacgaaaacttctagccaccttcttgtcccatgcagacaatcccccaaatggtgaaacttggggaaaaaatcaaacctggcccacggggagtcctaggtgagagctgtCCTTATGTTttctaaggacagggtggaacctttgttgagtgagctcagaagaggagatgtggtaatggcagaagatcctgtttctgatttttagtctgttggacattgtcaggtttgattctgagggttttatctttggccttcaaaggcttgtttgtcttaataaatgagcctgactaagggtgttattgaacgaggtatttgtgaagtcaagcagaggaggggaaaactgaggcagtgctgcaatgttgggtcttgccactggagggggcgatgagacagggccttgtgtgctcgctaaggtctttagaccaatcaaggtcttcctttgtgacagcaccaggattggtctctccaagaaggaacaggaatgctgctggggtaatttgcatgggggagaattagggttaccatatctgaactttcaaagagaggacactccattgggggggggtaagccccacccccagccactccctcccacttctcgccccctgacagcccccccagaacctccgacccatctaacccccctgctccctgtcccctgactgccccccttctccaactccccggcccccttaccgtgccactcggcttagagcaggtgtctggcacCACGCCCCAAGGTGcgccccgcccgagtgctgccgagcggcgtgctgaggctgtggggggggggaagcgggggaggggctttggctgccgaggccccaatgcgagcggcgctcggccgccctgtcagccgcttttcggtcgataaatagccgactggggggaaatcccggacagttttagatttttagaaatcccccccggacggctatttaaagagcgaaaagccggacatgtccggggaaacccggagtgtggtagccctaggagaatgataacgtccacctgaaatccaagcagtaaaattccatctaaaatactctccgaggaaagatctgcattgaggggccgttgtgatccccgttcctgctggggaaatggaggcaccgagagggtcagcaagtcagcagcagaggtgggctcagaacactgtgcctcactgcctgcccagaactcagtccactgggtcacagccaccccgttcgttttccagttaaccaagcctgggctctcaccttccctggttgggttgccaggatgccgagtcctcttagaccaagtgaacggaaaactgggctggggtgttttgtccactcctcgagacggtccaaagtgtctggatgtgggagcttcttggcctctttgtaacgcagaagctgaaaacaacacagagcgaatcagcaacagggtgcttaccggaaaactttgtgtgtcggttctgtggagaggcatcataacctccatgttgtaccgtccattgctatacatcagccccactttgtgtgtgacacccagtcctcccactgacttcctggggctttgactggccgttagcactagactccgccataggcgttagcagagctgctctaccctccaggagaacatgtagggcaacaaactgttcagtgaccatttgtatggcggactcttgtgcatctgggggtttgccaagagcagccgaacccctcctggtgaccctgtgaagcagaacaagccgctctgagatcacgcgaaagctgggactgagaaatcaaacccctgagttgaaatcctgaccccactgaagtcagtggaagttttgccattgatctcaatgggcccaggattggactcctggtgaggagagacttaaaccccatcccttaatgagttagatgaggagacaatccctgaaaactgtcaataggaactagccagacagaaaccgtggaaatggggaggacaacctagcgatggactatagagccacctcattcctggtgatgtgcctctaactaacccatccaatagagaaggttaaagattgctcaccacattcagagctaatgatcctgcatctgggggagcttttaccatgatcctctctcctccatacccactcaaaatgcccctctttgcttttccttagtgacttcgcagggaggaacctttcatggacctgcagaaaggctgatgccgacaggagacccagctgcccttcgggagagtccaggctgatgctgttctacagaaccttagtttcttggatattcccatcaggctcctgattacaactttggagcaaccaatgatcccctaaaggatccatctcagattttacactgagcgtgctgggacaggactgggggagcctagacagtgctgcatggacacctggcaatgtggacatgaccaataaagctcatcgtttatgtagcgcaataatgagtctcaaaggcttgatttaaggagttgctcactcatctaggacacaagacccaattgctctcatcagctaatgaaacttacttctacaaagaaggccatcatggtcagcctgtgtttcttatcacctctgtcgaggagcgggatcactaggtccagcagcatccttgtggtctcagggcaagcatagtgcaccacggctctgtgacacaaagcagaaatacctttgttagtaagggaagaagcacattctgcaacaagggggtgaggggtcagcttggggccacatggcagcccagaagtgaggactgtttcattctggaattgcccccactagcaggactgactgcatggaaaacgcttgtgtattacctggccagcaggctcaccccacggaggtgatcttgggggctttgtaggaggatccagccttgctccttctccataacagtcagctcggaacggcagccaacacagagaagcagcatctttatagcctccactgcagagctagattcaaacaacacaccagcgtgactgagtgccaggagccccctcatggtaggtctgtcagggagtgacggattcacttgtgtgtggaaagacacaccaatggtttaaatagagcttaggaaggcacaggttcgtgactggggttcctaggcactatagtaatacaatttaataatatgaagaaagagaaagagttctgagcaaatcctacagacaattgcacatcagcactagggcatgtcagtgtcacagaacaggagaacttcagccctttagtgtcggacccacattcctttgacacactggcaaattggctcccactaatttctccccatagctgctgggatagtctttctacttcctctgcagtgcattggtcggtatgtcatttaccactgagagacacccttgcaacctaagccctgcctgctaactccctcagaattagagagttatggaaaacctgcaggggccacatgagagctggagaagagaactatgacttctctatgactgtccatgtaattagaccattgactttccagtaggcgcagtacctggtgtggaggctctgccggctgctttcccttccagagactttatcccctgctatgctctgtcccaggctgaaatggatttcgacaagaagagccattagcagctgaggatagaggcgggttgtggcatctctggacttgctcaccgagatcatctcatagagggcgcatgtggcctgaagagggaacaagacagacacaagcttacttggaaatcctactccctcctgtgtcagttctcaggacttcctagcagagaaaacaccagcaggagaaggctgaacccaggggtgctggaacacgttgtgtagtgggggtgctgagagccattgaaccaaactgtaaaccctgtatatgatggaaactgcttcaagccaggggatgctacagcacccccgttcccccagttccagcacctatgcctgaaccctctgagcctgaggactgactggggaaaaagggccaccaggagaatctggctaaggccccacagttggctaacttacaatccagcataaaggaggacactgggggagtcctgcctgcaggagaggtggagggactgcctgaagtaaatgccacctccaggaggaaggctagggggtggggaatcctgtcttatggagggaaaccagaaggactgtttgaaacacagcccagctgctgccagggaggctgggaacagctttgaggaagctcctcagaagttggggtgggaagaagtcacaaggagccacaaatccagggcaggaaaagcagaagctgcagacccatgggagttgctaacaagcaggaaaaagggaggaacagctcagggaagtggtgagggattgaaggaacagtccttagcagcctatcatggggtccgtgggctggaacccagagcagaggtcaggtctgggttccccagcaagaggcaaagtaccgacctcaggcctaagagaccaagaatgatgaggctcagatgggggctgagggcctggcacagaggccactacacgttgggttttcccatattggacttttctgttaaccctggaagaggtgacgtggccagagggccagaccatggaacctggggagtgttgcagaaccaggaggctggacaaggggacaccagtgtggaataagccctgcaacatcatgtcctggcatgaggaggcgcattggcggtgagtgtgccctgtgaccgagacataggatagatttaactgtatggggctatggatgttcgaacagtgacttacggcagcagacgtgtgagaggcttggtgctcagagctgtggtgactctgcagcttcacaaccaggttctccatcacctgtcctccgagggccgggtcagcagacaggaactgccacagctcggccacattgctagaaattcagaaatacggcaacgtgagggactggatggcttaggagaaaagctattaaacctcttcaccaatgtaacctctttgtaagagaaatcctcctgtggagccaacgccctgcccagcagtccagtccccagagcttgtgcaattcaatgtggagcaggaacaaggactccatggacctcagattgagaatcactggcacaggatatgaagcatttcagctcaaggctgccagtgtgaatctggcctcaattggtcacgacctgttactggctgatggctaataccgagaggctgatggctaatggctaatacagcttctctggcagcagatgtcctatatgaaatgaactaagggtctcggaccagtgcccagtgcacgctgtccacattacagagtcaaccaccagacttggcccttgttggtaggttcagggattgaacgggacatggaggctgaatgagcctttcttgcctagtcggcagcccctccagctatgagctcagagtgttgttaggggcagtgtggaggaagcttcatcgtcacttcctgggctgcagctgaggtcttcattgtccaagggtgtcaatggggcacctttcaccagcattaaattccctttaaaaaaaaagggagcgggcatgcagcagcgtggctcagatctccgcagcgctcagccaacaactgtgtgagggagggtttcagtggagtcctctgatatgcagggctggctctaggatttttgccgccccaagcaaaaaaaattttggccgccccacttttttttcgtgcccccctcccccggccccgccccaactccaccccttccaaactccttccccaaatccccagccccgcctcctcccccgggcgtgccacatttcccccccccattgcttcctgggggcccccgcAACCTCCCGCCCtactcacctccgctccgcctgctcccccgggtgcgctgccgctctgcttctcccccctccctctcaggggaaggaagggggagaagcgaagcagcggcgcgttcaggggagcaggcggagcggaggtgagctagggtcggggggcacaggaagtaacggggggtagaggaaccactccccgctccagctcacctccgcctcccctgagcgccccccgctcagcttctcctccctccctcccagccttgctgcacaaaacagctgtttcgcgcgtggcaagcctgggagggaggagggagaagcagagcggcggcgcattcaggggagcaggcggagcggaggtgagctagggtgtggggggctcaggaagtaacggggggtagaggaaccgctccccactccagctcacctccactccaccaccgccgcctcccccgagcgccctgctgctcggcttctcctccctcccagacttgctgcgcaaaacagctgtttctcgcgcagcaagcctgggagggaggggggagaagcggagcggcggtggcgcgctcagggaagcaggtggaggcggagcggaggtgagctggggcggcgagctggcgtggcgggggcactttttcccccatgccccggagtcagcacctatgatggccggttccagaatgccgcccttacaaatgtgccgccccaagcacctgcttgttttgctggtgcctggagccggccctgctgatatggattgtttttggaactcaccgcttggcatcatccatcataaaaccacgctttgcgtaatcactgttgcttaacttttcctgcccaaacacaaatgtgcttcagacagcaaacgttccacctaggctcactatctgtacgttcagatgaaggagaacggcggaatgagctctgcgcttgccagccagagtagcaaagggatagtgaactcaagaacacagacttaaatccaccccctgctccaggacccatgagcactgaccgtaggtgcgggggactgtgcttttgagaacccctcccacaggcagatctctaacaagtcccaggggcc
This genomic window contains:
- the LOC135972629 gene encoding maestro heat-like repeat-containing protein family member 7 produces the protein MRGLLALSHAGVLFESSSAVEAIKMLLLCVGCRSELTVMEKEQGWILLQSPQDHLRGVSLLARAVVHYACPETTRMLLDLVIPLLDRGDKKHRLTMMAFFVELLRYKEAKKLPHPDTLDRLEEWTKHPSPVFRSLGLRGLGILATQPGKVRAQAWLTGKRTGWL